From Pongo pygmaeus isolate AG05252 chromosome 2, NHGRI_mPonPyg2-v2.0_pri, whole genome shotgun sequence, a single genomic window includes:
- the PXYLP1 gene encoding 2-phosphoxylose phosphatase 1 isoform X1, protein MPLTQTGSATLSAPHEESMRYFIKSMEHSIWPISAVHLIPVSTAKNGVSSKSRKRIMPDPVTEPPVTDPIYEALLYCNIPSVAERSMEGHAPHHFKLVSVHVFIRHGDRYPLYVIPKTKRPEIDCTLVANRKPYHPKLEAFVSHMSKGSGASFESPLNSLPLYPNHPLCEMGELTQTGVVQHLQNGQLLRDIYLKKHKLLPNDWSADQLYLETTGKSRTLQSGLALLYGFLPDFDWKKIYFRHQPSALFCSGSCYCPVRNQYLEKEQRRQYLLRLKNSQLEKTYGEMAKIVDVPTKQLRAANPIDSMLCHFCHNVSFPCTRNGCVDMEHFKVIKTHQIEDERERREKKLYLGYSLLGAHPILNQTIGRMQRATEGRKEELFALYSAHDVTLSPVLSALGLSEARFPRFAARLIFELWQDREKPSEHSVRILYNGVDVTFHTSFCQDHHKHSPKPMCPLENLVRFVKRDMFVALGGSGTNYYDACHREGF, encoded by the exons ATGCCCCTCACCCAGACTGGTTCAGCAACCCTCAGTGCTCCACATGAGGAGTCAATGAGATATTTCATCAAAAGCATGGAGCACAGCATCTGGCCCATTTCAGCAG TCCACCTGATCCCGGTGTCAACAGCTAAGAATGGAGTGAGTAGCAAGAGTCGAAAGAGAATCATGCCCGACCCTGTGACGGAGCCCCCTGTGACAGACCCCATTTATGAAGCTCTTTTGTACTGCAACATCCCCAGCGTGGCCGAGCGCAGCATGGAAG GTCATGCCCCGCATCATTTTAAGCTGGTCTCAGTGCATGTGTTCATTCGCCACGGAGACAGGTACCCACTGTATGTCATTCCCAAAACAAAGCGACCAGAAATTGACTGCACTCTGGTGGCTAACAG GAAACCGTATCACCCAAAACTGGAAGCTTTCGTTAGTCACATGTCAAAAGGATCCGGAGCGTCTTTCGAAAGCcccttgaactccttgcctcttTACCCAAATCACCCACTGTGTGAGATGGGAGAGCTCACACAGACAG GAGTCGTGCAGCATTTGCAGAACGGCCAGCTGCTGAGGGACATCTATCTAAAGAAACACAAACTCCTGCCCAATGATTGGTCTGCAGACCAGCTCTATTTAGAGACCACTGGGAAAAGCCGGACCCTACAAAGTGGGCTGGCCTTGCTTTATGGCTTTCTCCCAGATTTTGACTGGAAGAAGATTTATTTCAGGCACCAGCCAAGTGCGCTGTTCTGCTCTGGAAGCTGCTATTGCCCGGTAAGAAACCAGTATCTGGAAAAGGAGCAGCGTCGTCAGTACCTCCTACGTTTGAAAAACAGCCAGCTGGAGAAGACCTACGGGGAGATGGCCAAGATCGTGGACGTCCCCACCAAGCAGCTTCGAGCTGCCAACCCCATAGACTCCATGCTCTGCCACTTCTGCCACAATGTCAGCTTTCCCTGTACCAGAAATGGCTGTGTTGACATGGAGCACTTCAAGGTAATTAAGACCCATCAGATCGAGGATGAAAGGGAAAGACGGGAGAAGAAATTGTACCTCGGGTATTCTCTCCTGGGTGCCCACCCCATCCTGAACCAAACCATCGGCCGGATGCAGCGTGCCACCGAGGGCAGGAAAGAAGAGCTCTTTGCCCTCTACTCTGCTCacgatgtcactctgtcaccagttCTCAGTGCCTTGGGCCTTTCAGAAGCCAGGTTCCCAAGGTTTGCAGCCAGGTTGATCTTTGAGCTTTGGCAAGACAGAGAAAAGCCCAGTGAACATTCCGTCCGGATTCTTTACAATGGCGTCGATGTCACATTCCACACCTCTTTCTGCCAAGACCACCACAAGCATTCTCCCAAGCCCATGTGCCCGCTTGAAAACTTGGTCCGCTTTGTCAAAAGGGACATGTTTGTAGCCCTGGGTGGCAGTGGTACAAATTATTATGATGCATGTCACAGGGAAGGATTCTAA
- the PXYLP1 gene encoding 2-phosphoxylose phosphatase 1 isoform X2, with protein MLFRNRFLLLLALAALLAFVSLSLQFFHLIPVSTAKNGVSSKSRKRIMPDPVTEPPVTDPIYEALLYCNIPSVAERSMEGHAPHHFKLVSVHVFIRHGDRYPLYVIPKTKRPEIDCTLVANRKPYHPKLEAFVSHMSKGSGASFESPLNSLPLYPNHPLCEMGELTQTGVVQHLQNGQLLRDIYLKKHKLLPNDWSADQLYLETTGKSRTLQSGLALLYGFLPDFDWKKIYFRHQPSALFCSGSCYCPVRNQYLEKEQRRQYLLRLKNSQLEKTYGEMAKIVDVPTKQLRAANPIDSMLCHFCHNVSFPCTRNGCVDMEHFKVIKTHQIEDERERREKKLYLGYSLLGAHPILNQTIGRMQRATEGRKEELFALYSAHDVTLSPVLSALGLSEARFPRFAARLIFELWQDREKPSEHSVRILYNGVDVTFHTSFCQDHHKHSPKPMCPLENLVRFVKRDMFVALGGSGTNYYDACHREGF; from the exons TCCACCTGATCCCGGTGTCAACAGCTAAGAATGGAGTGAGTAGCAAGAGTCGAAAGAGAATCATGCCCGACCCTGTGACGGAGCCCCCTGTGACAGACCCCATTTATGAAGCTCTTTTGTACTGCAACATCCCCAGCGTGGCCGAGCGCAGCATGGAAG GTCATGCCCCGCATCATTTTAAGCTGGTCTCAGTGCATGTGTTCATTCGCCACGGAGACAGGTACCCACTGTATGTCATTCCCAAAACAAAGCGACCAGAAATTGACTGCACTCTGGTGGCTAACAG GAAACCGTATCACCCAAAACTGGAAGCTTTCGTTAGTCACATGTCAAAAGGATCCGGAGCGTCTTTCGAAAGCcccttgaactccttgcctcttTACCCAAATCACCCACTGTGTGAGATGGGAGAGCTCACACAGACAG GAGTCGTGCAGCATTTGCAGAACGGCCAGCTGCTGAGGGACATCTATCTAAAGAAACACAAACTCCTGCCCAATGATTGGTCTGCAGACCAGCTCTATTTAGAGACCACTGGGAAAAGCCGGACCCTACAAAGTGGGCTGGCCTTGCTTTATGGCTTTCTCCCAGATTTTGACTGGAAGAAGATTTATTTCAGGCACCAGCCAAGTGCGCTGTTCTGCTCTGGAAGCTGCTATTGCCCGGTAAGAAACCAGTATCTGGAAAAGGAGCAGCGTCGTCAGTACCTCCTACGTTTGAAAAACAGCCAGCTGGAGAAGACCTACGGGGAGATGGCCAAGATCGTGGACGTCCCCACCAAGCAGCTTCGAGCTGCCAACCCCATAGACTCCATGCTCTGCCACTTCTGCCACAATGTCAGCTTTCCCTGTACCAGAAATGGCTGTGTTGACATGGAGCACTTCAAGGTAATTAAGACCCATCAGATCGAGGATGAAAGGGAAAGACGGGAGAAGAAATTGTACCTCGGGTATTCTCTCCTGGGTGCCCACCCCATCCTGAACCAAACCATCGGCCGGATGCAGCGTGCCACCGAGGGCAGGAAAGAAGAGCTCTTTGCCCTCTACTCTGCTCacgatgtcactctgtcaccagttCTCAGTGCCTTGGGCCTTTCAGAAGCCAGGTTCCCAAGGTTTGCAGCCAGGTTGATCTTTGAGCTTTGGCAAGACAGAGAAAAGCCCAGTGAACATTCCGTCCGGATTCTTTACAATGGCGTCGATGTCACATTCCACACCTCTTTCTGCCAAGACCACCACAAGCATTCTCCCAAGCCCATGTGCCCGCTTGAAAACTTGGTCCGCTTTGTCAAAAGGGACATGTTTGTAGCCCTGGGTGGCAGTGGTACAAATTATTATGATGCATGTCACAGGGAAGGATTCTAA
- the PXYLP1 gene encoding 2-phosphoxylose phosphatase 1 isoform X3 translates to MPDPVTEPPVTDPIYEALLYCNIPSVAERSMEGHAPHHFKLVSVHVFIRHGDRYPLYVIPKTKRPEIDCTLVANRKPYHPKLEAFVSHMSKGSGASFESPLNSLPLYPNHPLCEMGELTQTGVVQHLQNGQLLRDIYLKKHKLLPNDWSADQLYLETTGKSRTLQSGLALLYGFLPDFDWKKIYFRHQPSALFCSGSCYCPVRNQYLEKEQRRQYLLRLKNSQLEKTYGEMAKIVDVPTKQLRAANPIDSMLCHFCHNVSFPCTRNGCVDMEHFKVIKTHQIEDERERREKKLYLGYSLLGAHPILNQTIGRMQRATEGRKEELFALYSAHDVTLSPVLSALGLSEARFPRFAARLIFELWQDREKPSEHSVRILYNGVDVTFHTSFCQDHHKHSPKPMCPLENLVRFVKRDMFVALGGSGTNYYDACHREGF, encoded by the exons ATGCCCGACCCTGTGACGGAGCCCCCTGTGACAGACCCCATTTATGAAGCTCTTTTGTACTGCAACATCCCCAGCGTGGCCGAGCGCAGCATGGAAG GTCATGCCCCGCATCATTTTAAGCTGGTCTCAGTGCATGTGTTCATTCGCCACGGAGACAGGTACCCACTGTATGTCATTCCCAAAACAAAGCGACCAGAAATTGACTGCACTCTGGTGGCTAACAG GAAACCGTATCACCCAAAACTGGAAGCTTTCGTTAGTCACATGTCAAAAGGATCCGGAGCGTCTTTCGAAAGCcccttgaactccttgcctcttTACCCAAATCACCCACTGTGTGAGATGGGAGAGCTCACACAGACAG GAGTCGTGCAGCATTTGCAGAACGGCCAGCTGCTGAGGGACATCTATCTAAAGAAACACAAACTCCTGCCCAATGATTGGTCTGCAGACCAGCTCTATTTAGAGACCACTGGGAAAAGCCGGACCCTACAAAGTGGGCTGGCCTTGCTTTATGGCTTTCTCCCAGATTTTGACTGGAAGAAGATTTATTTCAGGCACCAGCCAAGTGCGCTGTTCTGCTCTGGAAGCTGCTATTGCCCGGTAAGAAACCAGTATCTGGAAAAGGAGCAGCGTCGTCAGTACCTCCTACGTTTGAAAAACAGCCAGCTGGAGAAGACCTACGGGGAGATGGCCAAGATCGTGGACGTCCCCACCAAGCAGCTTCGAGCTGCCAACCCCATAGACTCCATGCTCTGCCACTTCTGCCACAATGTCAGCTTTCCCTGTACCAGAAATGGCTGTGTTGACATGGAGCACTTCAAGGTAATTAAGACCCATCAGATCGAGGATGAAAGGGAAAGACGGGAGAAGAAATTGTACCTCGGGTATTCTCTCCTGGGTGCCCACCCCATCCTGAACCAAACCATCGGCCGGATGCAGCGTGCCACCGAGGGCAGGAAAGAAGAGCTCTTTGCCCTCTACTCTGCTCacgatgtcactctgtcaccagttCTCAGTGCCTTGGGCCTTTCAGAAGCCAGGTTCCCAAGGTTTGCAGCCAGGTTGATCTTTGAGCTTTGGCAAGACAGAGAAAAGCCCAGTGAACATTCCGTCCGGATTCTTTACAATGGCGTCGATGTCACATTCCACACCTCTTTCTGCCAAGACCACCACAAGCATTCTCCCAAGCCCATGTGCCCGCTTGAAAACTTGGTCCGCTTTGTCAAAAGGGACATGTTTGTAGCCCTGGGTGGCAGTGGTACAAATTATTATGATGCATGTCACAGGGAAGGATTCTAA